The following coding sequences lie in one Peribacillus frigoritolerans genomic window:
- a CDS encoding esterase/lipase family protein, with protein sequence MAKPDISSAGKLKPPSETFSPGDWFLGSIPPNLDTNKPPIVFVQGKNGSSTSWYGETDYHGVNDMYTKAYEAGYQTVFVQLHDSAGNGSVSQYANGRLLAQMLAEISNHFGGEKVNIIAHSKGGPDTQAALVHYGAHQYVGRVITLASPHHGSHLADLAYSWYAGWLGSLLGQKDEGTYSLQVGKMAEFRSVTDNHVNSRKNMYFTVAGMNRGPVLSALSMGGQYLSSYGENDGLVNVWSTKIPYATHLFSDPNFDHDNIRVGSAVFSRIEPYLRSTSTAGIPEYNVNYKERVEDDVITTALAQTVLGDVLKQNVWIEQSFHVNEAAPGNINIYTASNDVEVELISPSNKKYSPSLKVHSAKNETSFFNGATIHSFNRNNLEIGDWKVRMKTKSPKDAYLFTAQFNEKNPITLSMAGKVKQKDAKFLIKNPMNDKKRPISTTFSVHLIDETGNEISEKSSIKAMDTENFTGTLPEVPKSGVYNVTIDVKEKNVYGTERTRTLIRSVYIEK encoded by the coding sequence ATGGCTAAGCCAGACATTTCCTCAGCAGGAAAATTAAAGCCTCCTTCCGAAACTTTCAGTCCAGGGGATTGGTTTCTTGGAAGTATTCCTCCCAATCTTGATACGAACAAACCACCGATCGTGTTTGTTCAAGGGAAAAACGGCAGTTCAACCAGCTGGTACGGTGAAACGGATTATCATGGTGTCAATGATATGTATACCAAAGCGTATGAAGCAGGCTACCAAACTGTTTTTGTTCAGCTTCATGATTCAGCTGGAAATGGATCAGTGAGCCAATATGCCAATGGAAGGCTTTTAGCTCAAATGCTTGCAGAAATCAGTAACCATTTCGGGGGCGAAAAAGTAAATATTATAGCTCACAGCAAAGGGGGCCCAGATACCCAAGCGGCTCTAGTGCACTATGGAGCACACCAATATGTTGGAAGGGTGATCACTTTAGCTTCCCCTCATCATGGTTCTCACCTAGCTGATTTGGCTTATAGCTGGTATGCAGGCTGGCTTGGTTCCCTATTAGGTCAAAAAGATGAGGGAACTTATTCTTTACAAGTTGGTAAAATGGCGGAATTTCGTTCTGTCACGGATAACCATGTTAATTCTCGTAAAAACATGTATTTCACTGTGGCAGGTATGAATAGAGGCCCGGTTCTTTCAGCCTTATCAATGGGTGGACAATATTTATCTTCATATGGGGAAAATGATGGTCTAGTAAATGTATGGAGTACAAAAATACCCTATGCAACACATTTATTTTCAGATCCCAACTTTGATCACGACAATATACGAGTTGGCTCAGCTGTATTTTCAAGAATTGAACCATATTTAAGAAGCACTTCCACCGCTGGGATCCCTGAATATAATGTCAATTATAAAGAACGGGTTGAAGATGATGTCATTACCACCGCACTCGCTCAAACCGTTCTGGGTGATGTCCTGAAACAAAATGTCTGGATCGAACAAAGCTTCCATGTAAATGAAGCAGCCCCAGGCAATATAAACATATATACAGCCTCAAATGATGTCGAGGTTGAATTGATTTCTCCATCCAATAAAAAGTATTCACCTTCCTTAAAGGTTCATTCAGCCAAAAATGAAACTTCCTTTTTTAATGGTGCAACCATCCACTCATTCAATAGAAACAACCTTGAAATTGGTGATTGGAAAGTGCGAATGAAGACTAAATCGCCAAAAGACGCCTACCTGTTCACAGCACAATTTAACGAAAAGAATCCCATTACATTAAGTATGGCAGGTAAAGTTAAGCAAAAAGATGCAAAATTTTTAATAAAGAACCCAATGAATGATAAAAAAAGGCCAATCAGCACAACATTTTCGGTTCATCTAATAGATGAAACCGGTAATGAAATTAGTGAAAAAAGCTCAATTAAGGCAATGGATACCGAAAATTTTACTGGCACCCTTCCAGAAGTACCTAAGTCAGGTGTTTATAATGTAACAATAGATGTCAAGGAAAAAAATGTGTATGGTACTGAAAGAACCCGGACGCTGATTCGTTCGGTCTATATTGAGAAATAG
- a CDS encoding glucosaminidase domain-containing protein — MSKETFIKEIAPYAQKIQQEFKILPSVVIAQACLESGYGTSLLASKGKNIFGTKGEFKGESVIIQTMEYVNGVPVQVWNKFRKYPSWEESLRDLANLYVKGTSWNRSLYTAVIGEKDYRKALKAIFDAGYASDPKYIEKLVNLIETSDLTKYDASIEEVYHIVQKGDTVSALAKAYGSTQVQIQQWNGLVDLNLIKVNQRLRVK, encoded by the coding sequence ATGAGCAAGGAAACATTTATTAAGGAAATTGCTCCCTATGCCCAGAAAATTCAACAGGAGTTTAAAATATTACCTTCTGTTGTCATTGCACAAGCTTGTTTGGAGAGTGGATATGGGACAAGTTTATTAGCAAGCAAAGGAAAAAATATATTCGGTACAAAAGGTGAATTCAAGGGTGAGTCTGTCATTATTCAGACAATGGAATATGTCAATGGTGTGCCCGTTCAAGTATGGAACAAATTCAGAAAATACCCATCTTGGGAAGAAAGTCTTCGAGATCTTGCCAATTTATATGTAAAGGGGACTTCATGGAATAGAAGTCTTTATACAGCTGTCATTGGAGAAAAAGATTACAGAAAAGCACTCAAAGCAATATTCGATGCGGGGTACGCCTCGGATCCCAAATATATTGAAAAACTGGTGAACCTTATCGAAACAAGCGATTTAACAAAATATGATGCAAGCATTGAAGAGGTTTATCATATTGTCCAAAAAGGGGATACCGTCTCTGCGCTTGCAAAAGCATACGGTTCTACACAAGTGCAGATTCAACAGTGGAATGGCTTGGTCGATCTTAACCTCATTAAAGTGAACCAAAGATTACGAGTGAAGTGA
- the lexA gene encoding transcriptional repressor LexA — MTKLSKRQQDILDFIKEEVRQKGYPPSVREIGEAVGLASSSTVHGHLSRLESKGLIRRDPTKPRAIEIMNLEEANNIPKVNVVNVPLLGKVTAGMPITAIENIEEYFPLPESMVPHDDHVFMLEIMGESMIEAGIHDGDYVIVKQQSNANNGDIVVAMTEDDEATVKRFFKEPDYIRLQPENSNMEPIILRDVSILGKVIGLYRQIH; from the coding sequence ATGACTAAACTATCAAAACGGCAGCAAGATATTCTTGATTTCATTAAAGAAGAGGTCCGCCAAAAAGGGTATCCACCTTCCGTACGGGAGATTGGCGAAGCAGTGGGACTTGCTTCAAGTTCAACAGTACACGGACATTTATCACGCCTGGAAAGCAAAGGCCTGATTAGACGTGACCCAACCAAGCCAAGGGCCATTGAAATAATGAATTTGGAGGAAGCGAACAATATTCCCAAAGTCAATGTCGTGAACGTGCCGTTACTTGGAAAAGTAACAGCGGGAATGCCGATAACGGCCATTGAGAACATAGAAGAATACTTTCCGCTTCCCGAAAGCATGGTTCCACATGATGACCATGTATTCATGCTGGAAATCATGGGTGAAAGTATGATCGAAGCAGGAATTCATGATGGGGATTATGTCATCGTGAAACAACAAAGCAATGCCAATAATGGAGATATCGTCGTGGCAATGACGGAAGATGATGAAGCCACTGTAAAACGATTCTTTAAGGAACCGGATTACATAAGGCTTCAGCCTGAGAACTCGAATATGGAACCAATTATTTTACGAGATGTTTCGATACTTGGAAAAGTAATAGGCTTATATAGACAAATACACTAA
- the yneA gene encoding cell division suppressor protein YneA — protein MKNLYKNYIYTILLAGSVFIFSILFSCTLNNDPKKDFLSIEVSEGDTLWGIAEEYEEANLTKKEFIGWIEEHNGVRADSIKPGQVIVIPVKGEELVQNLASEQ, from the coding sequence ATGAAAAATTTATACAAAAATTATATTTATACGATTCTATTAGCGGGATCAGTATTCATCTTTTCAATTTTATTCTCTTGTACATTGAACAATGATCCAAAAAAGGATTTCCTTTCTATAGAAGTAAGTGAGGGTGATACCCTATGGGGAATTGCCGAAGAATATGAAGAAGCAAATTTGACAAAAAAAGAATTCATTGGTTGGATAGAAGAGCATAATGGAGTCAGGGCGGATTCAATTAAACCTGGTCAAGTCATCGTCATACCGGTTAAAGGGGAAGAACTTGTCCAGAATTTGGCCAGTGAGCAGTAA
- a CDS encoding YneB family resolvase-like protein, with product MKAVIYCRVSTEKESQETSLARQEDELVKLAEKMDVEVISIIKEQASGYELNRDGIFDMLELFKTKEAEVLLIQDETRLGRGNAKIALFHVILKEDVKIYTLSHDGELELSDSDAMVIQIVGIVEEYQRKLHNLKIKRGMIRAVEKGYRPQKNLQNQRNSTGRDRMEIPIEEIIKLRANGLTFAEIAATLRGFGYNVSKATVNRRFLEHQLNKKESQS from the coding sequence ATGAAGGCGGTAATCTATTGTAGGGTAAGCACAGAAAAAGAGTCACAGGAAACATCATTGGCAAGGCAGGAAGATGAATTAGTCAAATTGGCAGAAAAGATGGATGTTGAAGTCATTTCCATAATAAAAGAGCAGGCAAGTGGTTATGAGTTGAATCGGGATGGCATTTTTGACATGCTCGAACTATTTAAAACTAAAGAAGCTGAAGTACTATTAATTCAGGATGAAACAAGGCTGGGAAGAGGGAATGCCAAAATAGCCCTTTTCCATGTCATCCTTAAAGAAGATGTGAAAATTTATACGCTCTCACATGACGGGGAGCTTGAGTTATCGGATTCGGATGCCATGGTCATCCAGATAGTCGGTATTGTAGAAGAATACCAAAGGAAACTACATAATCTTAAAATAAAGCGCGGGATGATAAGAGCCGTTGAAAAAGGGTACCGTCCTCAAAAAAACCTTCAGAATCAAAGGAATTCCACTGGAAGGGACCGTATGGAAATTCCTATTGAAGAAATTATTAAACTTCGGGCCAATGGATTGACATTTGCAGAAATCGCAGCCACTTTAAGGGGCTTTGGATACAATGTTTCCAAGGCTACTGTGAACAGGCGTTTTCTCGAACATCAACTGAATAAAAAGGAAAGTCAATCTTAG
- a CDS encoding DUF896 domain-containing protein, translating into MLSKEKITRINELSKKAKTEGLTEVEAKEQTQLRSEYLETFRKSMTDTLEHVKVVDPEGNDVTPQKIKNIKEKRNLH; encoded by the coding sequence ATGTTATCAAAAGAAAAAATAACCCGTATTAATGAACTTTCTAAAAAGGCAAAGACTGAAGGTTTGACGGAAGTTGAGGCGAAAGAGCAAACCCAATTGAGAAGCGAGTATTTGGAAACATTCAGAAAGTCCATGACCGATACGTTGGAGCATGTGAAAGTCGTTGATCCAGAAGGTAATGACGTCACTCCTCAAAAGATAAAAAATATAAAAGAAAAAAGAAACTTACATTAA
- the tkt gene encoding transketolase, which produces MLDKLDALSINTIRTLSIDAIEKANSGHPGMPMGAAPMAYKLWTEYMNHNPKNPDWFNRDRFVLSAGHGSMLLYSLLHLSGYGLSIDDLKSFRQWGSKTPGHPEFGHTAGVDATTGPLGQGIAMAVGMAMAERHLAESYNRDSYNVVDHYTYSICGDGDLMEGVSAEAASLAGHLQLGRLVVLYDSNDISLDGDLSQSFSESVADRFKSYGWQYIRVEDGNDLQEIAKAIEEAKTDDARPTLIEVKTVIGYGSPNRSGKSAVHGAPLGADELKLTKEAYKWTFEEDFHVPEEVYSHFNEAVVDAGAQKEEAWNELFKNYKEAHPELAQQLELAIKGELPAEWDQEIPVYEEGKTLASRASSGEVLNAIAKRVPSFIGGSADLAGSNNTAIKGETDLLPGNYSGRNIWFGVREFAMGAALNGMALHGGLKVYGGTFFVFSDYLRPAIRMAALMGLPVNYVFTHDSIAVGEDGPTHEPIEQLASLRAMPNLGVIRPADGNETAAAWKVAMESTNKPTALVLTRQGLPTIKDTSETAYEGVSKGAYIISASKKEVADALLLATGSEVNLAVEAQKALANEGIDVSVISMPSWDRFETQSKEYKQSVINPAVKKRLAIEVASPFGWDRYAGDEGEILAINHFGASAPGGKIMEEFGFTVENVVARVKEMLN; this is translated from the coding sequence ATGTTAGATAAATTAGATGCACTTTCTATCAATACGATTCGTACATTATCAATTGATGCAATTGAAAAGGCTAATTCCGGCCATCCAGGTATGCCAATGGGGGCAGCGCCGATGGCGTATAAACTATGGACCGAATATATGAACCATAACCCGAAAAATCCAGATTGGTTTAATAGAGATCGCTTTGTTCTTTCAGCTGGACATGGTTCTATGCTGTTATACAGCCTTCTTCATTTATCGGGCTATGGCTTATCTATCGATGATTTGAAAAGCTTCCGTCAATGGGGCAGTAAAACTCCAGGACATCCTGAATTCGGACATACGGCTGGTGTAGATGCAACTACCGGGCCGCTTGGACAAGGTATCGCAATGGCAGTCGGAATGGCAATGGCTGAACGTCACTTGGCAGAAAGCTATAACCGCGATTCTTATAATGTGGTCGATCATTATACATATAGCATTTGTGGAGATGGAGATTTAATGGAAGGTGTTTCTGCAGAAGCCGCTTCATTAGCTGGACATCTACAACTCGGAAGACTTGTTGTTTTATATGATTCTAATGATATTTCCCTTGACGGCGACTTAAGTCAATCATTTAGTGAAAGCGTAGCAGACCGGTTCAAATCTTATGGATGGCAATATATACGCGTTGAGGATGGCAATGATCTTCAGGAAATTGCTAAAGCGATTGAAGAAGCGAAAACCGACGATGCACGCCCAACATTAATCGAAGTGAAAACGGTTATTGGTTACGGTTCACCAAACCGTTCAGGTAAATCCGCTGTTCACGGCGCACCGCTTGGTGCAGATGAGCTTAAATTGACAAAAGAAGCATATAAATGGACATTCGAAGAGGACTTCCATGTTCCGGAAGAAGTGTATTCACACTTCAATGAAGCTGTTGTTGATGCAGGCGCTCAAAAAGAAGAAGCTTGGAATGAATTGTTCAAAAATTACAAAGAAGCACATCCTGAGTTAGCACAGCAATTGGAGCTGGCCATCAAAGGTGAACTGCCTGCTGAATGGGATCAGGAAATTCCGGTCTATGAAGAAGGTAAAACATTAGCTTCCCGTGCTTCAAGTGGGGAAGTGCTAAATGCGATTGCCAAACGGGTCCCTAGCTTCATTGGGGGTTCTGCGGATTTAGCCGGATCTAATAATACTGCCATCAAAGGTGAGACTGATCTATTACCTGGTAATTACAGCGGCCGTAATATATGGTTCGGTGTACGTGAATTCGCTATGGGTGCGGCTTTAAATGGAATGGCACTTCATGGTGGATTAAAAGTATACGGGGGAACATTCTTCGTATTCTCTGATTATCTACGTCCTGCCATTAGAATGGCAGCACTAATGGGACTGCCTGTAAACTATGTATTCACTCATGACAGCATTGCTGTAGGGGAAGACGGACCGACTCATGAGCCAATCGAACAATTGGCATCATTGCGTGCAATGCCTAACCTAGGGGTAATCCGTCCAGCTGATGGCAATGAAACGGCAGCAGCGTGGAAAGTGGCTATGGAGTCTACAAATAAACCAACTGCCCTTGTACTGACTCGTCAAGGATTGCCAACAATTAAAGACACTTCCGAAACTGCGTATGAAGGTGTTTCAAAAGGTGCTTACATCATCTCTGCTTCTAAGAAAGAAGTAGCCGATGCATTACTTCTTGCGACTGGTTCCGAAGTGAACTTGGCTGTGGAAGCACAGAAAGCTTTAGCGAACGAAGGAATTGATGTTTCTGTTATCAGCATGCCATCATGGGATCGATTTGAAACTCAATCTAAAGAATATAAACAAAGCGTAATCAATCCGGCAGTGAAGAAACGTCTAGCTATCGAAGTGGCTTCACCGTTTGGTTGGGATCGTTATGCAGGTGATGAGGGTGAAATATTGGCCATCAATCATTTCGGAGCTTCTGCACCAGGCGGCAAGATCATGGAGGAATTCGGTTTCACTGTAGAAAATGTAGTTGCTCGCGTTAAGGAAATGCTTAACTAA
- the sirA gene encoding sporulation inhibitor of replication protein SirA, with amino-acid sequence MRTYQIYLIEDEFAHHYYGREKLFFNLFLEYIQAKGRLKSILQKQIEYVTKTVPIIQLQLAIEQRLQKKMNYWSQNGKYYLEKTNGSSKAVLIIQHDSITLKAEGDYEAETAFFESIRKYEASFLAIDFEHEKYGWLKPIKERKFV; translated from the coding sequence ATGAGAACCTATCAAATTTATTTAATCGAAGATGAATTTGCCCATCATTATTATGGAAGAGAAAAGCTATTTTTCAATTTGTTTTTGGAGTATATTCAAGCAAAGGGCAGACTGAAGAGTATTTTGCAAAAACAAATCGAATATGTCACCAAAACAGTCCCGATTATCCAGTTGCAGTTAGCTATTGAACAACGTTTGCAAAAAAAGATGAATTATTGGTCTCAAAATGGAAAATACTATTTAGAAAAAACAAACGGATCAAGTAAAGCCGTTTTAATCATTCAGCATGATTCCATTACTCTAAAAGCTGAAGGAGACTATGAAGCGGAGACGGCTTTCTTTGAAAGTATTCGAAAATATGAAGCGAGTTTTCTGGCCATTGATTTTGAACATGAAAAATACGGTTGGTTAAAACCGATAAAAGAAAGAAAATTTGTCTAA
- a CDS encoding YneF family protein, whose protein sequence is MWVYILVGVLALIAGVVLGFFIARKYMMDYLKKNPPINEQMLKMMMMQMGMKPSQKKINQMMSAMNKQQTK, encoded by the coding sequence ATGTGGGTTTACATTCTAGTTGGCGTACTGGCATTGATTGCTGGAGTAGTGCTGGGATTTTTCATCGCTCGTAAATACATGATGGATTACTTAAAGAAAAATCCGCCAATTAACGAACAGATGCTGAAAATGATGATGATGCAAATGGGTATGAAACCATCCCAAAAGAAAATTAATCAAATGATGAGCGCCATGAATAAACAACAAACAAAATAA
- a CDS encoding tyrosine-type recombinase/integrase, translating to MLLEDVIDEYLYHCMAKGFTKKTMINKRQEYKQLKIFLKVKRAITELETVTVFDLRAYVRGKQKDGLKPQSIVSMSRMVSAFFNWCVSEEYLKENPMKKVEIPKVPKLVLKGFTTDEVTAMINAFTYKNYISIRNKGMIAMMADTGMRSMEIRGLKVENVKESTILVYGKGNKERIVFVSPALKRILIKYERMRKMYVQDKITTDNYFLSYKGTEISHVGLWNMIKKAGDIVGIDGKRLSPHTFRHFYSVQCLMAGIDIYSLSRLLGHSDVSTTQRYLHSLNDEQLL from the coding sequence GTGTTGTTAGAAGATGTAATAGATGAGTATTTATATCATTGTATGGCTAAAGGATTTACCAAAAAGACAATGATTAATAAGCGACAGGAATATAAGCAGTTAAAGATTTTTTTAAAAGTAAAGAGAGCCATAACAGAACTGGAAACTGTTACAGTTTTTGATTTGAGGGCGTATGTGCGTGGAAAGCAGAAAGACGGTTTGAAGCCACAGAGTATTGTTTCCATGTCAAGGATGGTGTCTGCCTTCTTTAATTGGTGTGTAAGTGAAGAATATTTAAAAGAGAATCCTATGAAGAAAGTGGAAATCCCCAAAGTTCCAAAACTTGTGTTGAAGGGGTTCACTACTGATGAAGTAACAGCTATGATAAATGCCTTTACGTACAAGAATTATATTAGTATCAGAAACAAAGGGATGATTGCTATGATGGCTGACACAGGTATGCGTAGTATGGAAATAAGGGGATTGAAAGTAGAGAACGTAAAGGAATCAACAATACTGGTGTATGGTAAAGGCAATAAGGAACGTATTGTTTTCGTATCACCTGCACTAAAGAGAATCTTGATTAAGTATGAAAGAATGAGAAAAATGTACGTACAAGATAAGATTACAACTGACAATTATTTTCTGTCTTATAAAGGCACAGAAATATCTCATGTTGGTTTGTGGAACATGATTAAAAAAGCAGGGGATATAGTTGGAATTGATGGCAAGAGATTATCCCCACACACATTTAGGCATTTTTATAGTGTTCAATGCTTGATGGCAGGAATTGATATTTATAGCCTTTCACGATTACTTGGACATAGTGATGTGTCTACTACTCAACGATACTTGCATTCTTTAAATGATGAGCAGTTATTGTAA
- a CDS encoding Ig-like domain-containing protein yields the protein MFQRIGKIMVVLSLVMSFVLVNSTAIFASTDIDTTKPTIKSIKLDKDTVEPGGQIRVQVEAEDLESGVKQVYVKLKRAVGGVESTIFLTYNEKTQRYEGTFNVPSNAGNGKWELFFIYANDKAGNEYYTSIKEGSELYRTFTVTGGFDDTTKPTIKSTKIDKETVQAGGQVGIQVEAEDLESGIKTTYVKLQKEGGGVERTIFLTYNEKTQRYEGTYNVPSDAGNGKWELFFIYANDKAGNEYYTSIKEGSELYRTFTVTGGFDDTTKPTIKSTKIDKETVQAGGQVGIQVEAEDLESGIKTTYVKLQKEGGGVERTIFLTYNEKTQRYEGTYNVPSDAGNGKWELFFIYANDKAGNEYYTSTTRERNELYQSFNIVKDIIPPNLPQVNEINDKDKYVTGTAEAGSTITVKAGTTVIGTGIAKEDGTFSVSIVLQKAGSKLTIKATDNAGNTSETSEVTVKDVTAPNSPTVNEVTETSTSVTGTAEAGSTITVKAGTTVIGTGIAKEDGTFSVSIVLQKAGTKLTIKATDNAGNTSETTEVTVKDVTAPNSPTVNEVTETSTSVTGTAEAGSTITVKAGTTVIGTGIAKEDGTFSVSIVLQKAGTKLTIKATDNAGNTSETSEVTVKDVTAPNSPTVNEVTETSTSVTGTAEAGSTITVKAGTTVLGTGTVDAEGKYTVTIEKQKAGTKLTVTATDDAGNVSEVKEVTVKDVTAPTVPSVNAVYDNATVITGKAESNAKVYAMVGSKKIGEATAKNGAYTINIAKQKAGTSISVYAVDLAGNKSVSKTVKVLDKTAPSIPTVNAVYDNATVISGKAETNAKVYAMVGSKKIGEATAKNGVYTIKITKQKAGTSISVYAVDTAGNKSASKTVKVIDKTPPTVPSVNAVYDNATVITGKAETNAKVYVMVGSKKIGEATAKNSAYTIKIAKQKAGTSISVYAVDTAGNKSGSKTVKVIDKTAPSIPTVNKITSKTLTVTGKSEKGATIYIYNGSKKIGQGIVDSRGNYKVKIKAQKKGSTLKVYAQDKSGNKSKSKTVKVS from the coding sequence ATGTTTCAAAGGATAGGAAAAATAATGGTAGTCTTATCATTAGTAATGTCTTTTGTATTAGTTAATTCAACTGCTATATTTGCATCAACAGATATTGATACTACGAAACCAACTATTAAAAGTATAAAACTAGATAAAGACACCGTTGAACCAGGTGGTCAAATACGTGTACAAGTAGAAGCAGAAGACCTAGAGTCAGGGGTAAAACAGGTATATGTAAAACTAAAAAGGGCGGTTGGAGGAGTAGAATCAACTATATTTTTGACTTATAATGAAAAAACTCAAAGATACGAGGGAACATTCAACGTTCCTAGTAATGCAGGAAATGGAAAATGGGAACTGTTTTTCATCTATGCGAATGATAAAGCGGGAAATGAGTATTATACAAGTATTAAAGAAGGAAGCGAATTGTATCGAACATTCACAGTAACTGGTGGATTCGATGATACTACGAAACCAACTATTAAAAGTACAAAAATAGATAAAGAAACTGTTCAGGCTGGTGGGCAAGTAGGTATCCAAGTAGAAGCAGAAGATTTAGAGTCAGGTATAAAGACAACATATGTGAAATTGCAAAAAGAAGGTGGGGGTGTAGAGAGAACTATATTTTTGACTTATAATGAAAAAACTCAAAGATACGAGGGAACATACAATGTTCCTAGTGATGCAGGAAATGGAAAATGGGAACTGTTTTTCATCTATGCGAATGATAAAGCGGGAAATGAGTATTATACAAGTATTAAAGAAGGAAGCGAATTGTATCGAACATTCACAGTAACTGGTGGATTCGATGATACTACGAAACCAACTATTAAAAGTACAAAAATAGATAAAGAAACTGTTCAGGCTGGTGGGCAAGTAGGTATCCAAGTAGAAGCAGAAGATTTAGAGTCAGGTATAAAGACAACATATGTGAAATTGCAAAAAGAAGGTGGGGGTGTAGAGAGAACTATATTTTTGACTTATAATGAAAAAACTCAAAGATACGAGGGAACATACAATGTTCCTAGTGATGCAGGAAATGGAAAATGGGAACTGTTTTTCATCTATGCGAATGATAAAGCGGGAAATGAGTATTATACAAGCACTACTAGAGAAAGAAATGAATTGTATCAATCTTTCAATATAGTTAAAGATATCATTCCTCCAAATCTTCCACAGGTTAATGAAATAAATGATAAAGATAAGTATGTGACGGGAACAGCAGAAGCAGGTTCAACGATTACAGTTAAAGCAGGAACGACAGTAATAGGAACAGGGATAGCTAAGGAAGATGGAACATTCTCAGTATCTATAGTTTTACAAAAAGCAGGATCAAAATTAACAATTAAAGCAACAGATAATGCAGGAAATACGAGTGAAACAAGTGAAGTCACCGTAAAAGATGTGACAGCTCCAAATTCACCTACAGTAAATGAAGTAACAGAAACATCAACAAGTGTTACTGGAACAGCAGAAGCAGGTTCAACGATTACAGTTAAAGCAGGAACGACAGTAATAGGAACAGGGATAGCTAAGGAAGATGGAACATTCTCAGTATCTATAGTTTTACAAAAAGCAGGAACAAAATTAACAATTAAAGCAACAGATAATGCAGGAAATACGAGTGAAACAACTGAAGTCACCGTAAAAGATGTGACAGCTCCAAATTCACCTACGGTAAATGAAGTAACAGAAACATCAACAAGTGTTACTGGAACAGCGGAAGCAGGTTCAACGATTACAGTTAAAGCAGGAACGACAGTAATAGGAACAGGGATAGCTAAGGAAGATGGAACATTCTCAGTATCTATAGTTTTACAAAAAGCAGGAACAAAATTAACAATTAAAGCAACAGATAATGCAGGAAATACGAGTGAAACAAGTGAAGTCACCGTAAAAGATGTGACAGCTCCAAATTCACCTACGGTAAATGAAGTAACAGAAACATCAACAAGTGTTACTGGAACAGCAGAAGCAGGTTCAACGATTACAGTTAAAGCAGGAACAACGGTATTAGGAACAGGCACTGTTGATGCCGAAGGTAAATATACAGTAACGATAGAGAAACAAAAAGCAGGAACTAAATTAACAGTGACCGCTACGGATGATGCAGGAAATGTAAGTGAAGTGAAGGAAGTCACCGTAAAAGATGTGACAGCTCCTACAGTACCAAGTGTGAATGCTGTATATGATAATGCTACTGTTATTACTGGTAAAGCTGAATCAAATGCAAAAGTATATGCGATGGTAGGAAGCAAGAAAATTGGCGAAGCAACTGCAAAAAATGGAGCATATACGATTAACATTGCAAAGCAAAAAGCAGGAACAAGCATTTCTGTTTATGCGGTTGATTTGGCAGGAAATAAGAGTGTGAGTAAAACAGTTAAGGTGTTAGACAAAACAGCACCGTCCATTCCAACAGTCAATGCAGTATATGATAATGCTACTGTTATTAGTGGCAAAGCTGAAACAAATGCAAAAGTATATGCAATGGTGGGAAGCAAGAAAATCGGAGAAGCAACTGCTAAAAATGGTGTATATACAATTAAAATCACAAAGCAAAAAGCAGGCACAAGCATTTCTGTTTATGCAGTAGATACAGCGGGTAATAAGAGTGCGAGTAAAACGGTTAAGGTAATAGACAAGACTCCTCCTACAGTACCAAGTGTGAATGCTGTATATGATAATGCTACTGTTATTACTGGTAAAGCTGAAACAAATGCAAAGGTTTATGTAATGGTGGGAAGCAAGAAAATCGGAGAAGCAACTGCAAAAAATAGTGCATATACGATTAAGATTGCAAAGCAAAAAGCAGGCACAAGCATTTCTGTTTATGCAGTAGATACAGCGGGTAATAAGAGTGGAAGCAAAACGGTTAAGGTAATAGACAAGACTGCACCAAGCATTCCAACAGTTAATAAAATAACAAGTAAGACACTAACCGTAACTGGAAAGAGTGAAAAGGGAGCAACTATTTATATTTACAATGGAAGTAAGAAAATTGGGCAAGGAATAGTGGATAGTCGAGGAAACTATAAAGTGAAAATCAAGGCACAAAAGAAGGGGTCAACCTTAAAGGTTTACGCTCAAGACAAATCAGGCAACAAGAGTAAGAGTAAAACCGTAAAAGTGAGCTAG